The DNA region GGCGAAAACCTCTTAACGCTCGATGAGCGCCGGCTGCGCCGCATCCGCGGCAACCTCATCTCAATGATCTTTCAGGAGCCGATGTCGTCGCTCAACCCGATCATGAGCGTCGGGCGGCAGATCACCGAAGTCATCCTTGAGCACGAGTCGGTGACCAGGCAAGCAGCGCGCGCCCGCGCCCTTGAGATGTTGCGGCGGGTTCACATCCCTTCGCCGGAAACGCGCTTCAACGAGTACCCGCATCAGATGTCGGGCGGCATGAAGCAGCGCGCGATGATCGCCATGGCGCTCGCCTGCAAGCCGCAGTTGTTGATCGCCGATGAGCCGACGACGGCGCTCGACGTGACCATCCAGGCGCAGATTCTCGACCTGCTCAACGAGCTGCAAAGCGAGATGGGCATGAGCGTCTTGCTGATTACGCACGACCTCGGCGTCGTCGCCGAAACCTGCGACCGCGTCGCCGTGATGTACGCGGGCCGCATTGTCGAAGAAGCGCCGGTCGGCCATCTGTTCGAGCGCCCGCGTCACCCGTACACCCACGGCCTGTTTCGCTCGCTACCGTCCTTGAACGAGCGGCAAGCGCGGCTCGCGGCGATCCCCGGCTCGGTGCCGAGCCCGCTCGACTTCCCTTCCGGCTGTCGCTTTCGCACGCGCTGCGGGATGGCGCAGGAAGTTTGTAAGCAAGAGCCGCCTCTGCGCGAGATTGGCGCAGGCCGCCTGGCGGCCTGTCACTTCGCCGAGCAGGTCGGCGAGACCGCGCGCGGCTCCGCCTGAAACGCAATGGACGATTTGCTGATAGTCGAAAACCTGGTGAAGCATTACCCGATACGCAAAGGCGTGGTGCCGCGCGTCATCGGGCAGGTGCGCGCCGTGGATGGCATTTCCTTTACCATCCGGCGAGGTGA from Blastocatellia bacterium includes:
- a CDS encoding ABC transporter ATP-binding protein, which translates into the protein MSNNPPLLEVADLRVHFRTDAGTVKAVDGVSLSVEAGETLGLVGESGCGKSVTAYAILQLLTAPPAQYAGGEIRFRGENLLTLDERRLRRIRGNLISMIFQEPMSSLNPIMSVGRQITEVILEHESVTRQAARARALEMLRRVHIPSPETRFNEYPHQMSGGMKQRAMIAMALACKPQLLIADEPTTALDVTIQAQILDLLNELQSEMGMSVLLITHDLGVVAETCDRVAVMYAGRIVEEAPVGHLFERPRHPYTHGLFRSLPSLNERQARLAAIPGSVPSPLDFPSGCRFRTRCGMAQEVCKQEPPLREIGAGRLAACHFAEQVGETARGSA